A single Bacillota bacterium DNA region contains:
- a CDS encoding NADH-quinone oxidoreductase subunit L, with protein sequence MMAVAVLLPLISGILVFLIRQYQIRGLIVVLTAIALIINSILFLKRGPFEYTPEGFNWGLAITVLDYVILLFYIYAGLSLRNWLVLIFALTQIVPLAYWEFGMGAHVELEPAFVVDHLAVVMTLIISIIGSLICVYAIRYMYDHEHHLHLEKSRQSRFLFWLVMFLGAMNGLVFANNLYWLYFFWEVTTLCCFQLIAHDLTKEAINNAARALWMNSLGGTAFVLAMIYLYVNHGGADALSVQNIIGGGISQAAALLPVALLCFTGFTKAAQLPFQSWLLGAMVAPTPVSALLHSSTMVKAGVYLVVRLAPAFSETYLGIMVALVGAFTFLGASGLAISQTTGKRVLAYSTIANLGLIIACAGINTPLAIAASILLIIFHAISKGLLFLCAGTIEHIIWSREIEDMEALAEKAPVTTFITAIGILSMFLPPFGMLLAKWMALEAAYVIPLAAFLFILASAATIVFWAKWLGRLLQVLPRLGRKLESLSFSYSVPLWLLVIGIFVIGIGVAPVYQKFVHFAVNNVVAAEKVFAEGWNILVPGVSAVTAAPAPAAGAYPVWPLFIVFAVALLLPFLFLALKPHELRPVYMCGEQVGDTDTDEWLTAADQKAKIQLGGYYFQNVLGEAALNPWVNTIAIALLLILFGVVLGVVLK encoded by the coding sequence ATGATGGCAGTTGCGGTTCTGCTTCCGCTCATATCCGGAATCCTGGTCTTCCTCATTCGCCAGTACCAGATCCGCGGCCTGATCGTAGTACTGACGGCAATCGCACTGATCATCAACTCCATCCTGTTCTTAAAGCGGGGCCCCTTTGAGTATACACCCGAAGGCTTCAACTGGGGTCTTGCCATTACGGTGCTTGATTATGTTATTCTTTTGTTTTATATCTACGCAGGTCTCAGTTTACGCAACTGGCTCGTCCTGATCTTTGCTCTCACCCAGATCGTCCCGCTTGCTTACTGGGAATTCGGAATGGGAGCACACGTCGAACTGGAGCCTGCCTTTGTTGTTGACCATCTTGCCGTCGTAATGACCCTGATCATCTCCATCATCGGATCGCTTATCTGTGTTTACGCCATCCGCTACATGTACGACCACGAACACCACCTGCACCTGGAGAAATCGCGGCAGTCGCGGTTCCTCTTCTGGCTGGTGATGTTCCTCGGCGCGATGAACGGGCTCGTTTTCGCGAACAACCTCTACTGGCTCTACTTCTTCTGGGAAGTGACTACCCTTTGCTGCTTCCAGTTGATCGCCCACGACCTGACCAAAGAGGCGATCAACAACGCCGCCCGCGCCCTCTGGATGAACTCGCTGGGTGGCACTGCTTTCGTCCTCGCAATGATCTACCTTTACGTGAACCACGGGGGAGCAGACGCCCTCTCCGTCCAGAACATCATCGGAGGAGGCATTTCTCAGGCCGCCGCCTTGCTGCCTGTAGCTCTTCTCTGCTTCACAGGATTCACTAAGGCAGCCCAGCTTCCCTTCCAGAGCTGGCTGCTGGGAGCAATGGTGGCGCCGACGCCGGTTTCCGCTCTGCTCCACTCCAGTACGATGGTGAAGGCCGGGGTCTACCTGGTAGTCCGGCTGGCGCCCGCCTTCTCCGAGACCTACCTCGGCATTATGGTTGCGCTTGTGGGAGCCTTTACCTTCCTGGGGGCCTCAGGGTTGGCCATCAGCCAGACCACAGGAAAGCGTGTGCTGGCTTACTCTACGATTGCAAACCTCGGCCTGATTATTGCGTGTGCGGGAATCAACACACCGCTGGCGATTGCCGCTTCGATCCTCCTCATTATCTTCCACGCCATTTCGAAGGGCCTCCTCTTTCTCTGTGCCGGCACCATTGAGCACATCATCTGGAGCCGGGAGATCGAGGACATGGAGGCTCTTGCCGAGAAGGCTCCGGTTACTACTTTCATTACGGCAATCGGGATCCTTTCCATGTTCCTGCCGCCCTTCGGAATGCTCCTCGCGAAGTGGATGGCCCTCGAAGCAGCCTACGTTATTCCTCTGGCGGCGTTTCTTTTTATCTTGGCCAGCGCTGCTACCATTGTCTTCTGGGCGAAGTGGCTCGGCCGGCTGCTTCAGGTCCTGCCGCGGTTGGGGCGGAAGCTTGAGTCCCTTTCCTTCAGCTACTCCGTGCCCCTGTGGCTGCTTGTGATCGGGATTTTCGTCATCGGGATCGGGGTTGCTCCGGTTTACCAGAAGTTCGTCCACTTTGCCGTGAACAACGTCGTCGCCGCCGAAAAGGTGTTTGCCGAGGGATGGAACATCCTGGTGCCCGGCGTCTCTGCCGTAACGGCTGCTCCTGCTCCTGCAGCTGGCGCCTACCCGGTCTGGCCGCTTTTCATCGTATTTGCGGTGGCGCTTTTGCTTCCCTTCCTCTTCCTGGCCTTGAAGCCCCATGAGCTGCGCCCTGTTTACATGTGCGGGGAGCAGGTGGGAGACACCGATACCGATGAGTGGCTGACTGCAGCCGACCAGAAGGCAAAGATCCAGCTGGGAGGCTACTACTTCCAGAACGTACTGGGAGAAGCGGCATTGAATCCCTGGGTGAACACCATTGCCATTGCCCTCCTCCTGATCCTCTTCGGCGTTGTATTGGGGGTGGTCTTAAAATGA
- a CDS encoding NADH-quinone oxidoreductase subunit C: MIENLKEIKKDQLLSEVKKFADAKARFVTAVCNDLGDRLEVTYCFNYSPGMEMSSLRITVGKDEEVPSITGIYLTAVLIENEMKELFGLKVKDIAIDFGGHMLLAQDSPVLPMLKTGKEAAGGKGGE; encoded by the coding sequence ATGATCGAGAATTTGAAGGAGATTAAAAAAGACCAGCTGCTTTCCGAAGTTAAAAAGTTCGCAGATGCGAAGGCAAGGTTCGTGACGGCGGTCTGCAACGACCTGGGCGACAGGCTGGAGGTCACCTACTGCTTCAACTACAGCCCGGGCATGGAGATGAGTTCTCTGCGGATCACTGTCGGGAAGGATGAAGAAGTGCCCAGCATTACCGGCATTTACCTGACTGCAGTTTTGATCGAAAACGAGATGAAAGAGTTGTTTGGCCTCAAAGTGAAGGACATCGCCATTGACTTCGGCGGCCACATGCTGCTCGCCCAGGACAGCCCGGTCCTGCCCATGCTGAAAACCGGAAAAGAGGCCGCCGGCGGGAAGGGGGGGGAATAA
- a CDS encoding NADH-quinone oxidoreductase subunit D, which translates to MAPRTIAPFGPQHPVLPEPVQLKITCEDEKVVEVVPAIGYGHRGIEKACELNEYPKNIYLCERICGICSCIHGITYCEVVERLWPLEIPPRARYLRTIWSEMSRTHSHLLWLGLLADAFGFESMFMQFWRIREKVLDLLEMTTGQRVTQSVSVVGGVRRDINDDQKKKCIEVLKEVRKEAEALINVLANDYTVKARTVGKGVLSKEQAIALGCAGPTLRGSGVAEDCRMQKYQAYGELEFEPIVETGGDSYARAMVRARETLQAIDLQLEALGKMPEGEISVRPKGNPPANEAIFRSEQPRGEVFYYAKGNGTRNLERLRVRTPTYANIPSLLVMLPGCELADVPVIVLSIDPCISCTER; encoded by the coding sequence ATGGCACCGCGTACAATAGCGCCGTTTGGCCCGCAGCACCCGGTTCTCCCGGAACCTGTGCAGTTGAAAATCACCTGTGAAGATGAAAAAGTGGTTGAGGTTGTTCCCGCCATCGGGTACGGGCACCGGGGAATTGAAAAGGCGTGCGAGCTGAACGAATATCCCAAAAACATTTACCTCTGCGAGCGGATTTGCGGGATTTGCAGCTGCATTCACGGCATTACCTACTGCGAGGTAGTAGAGAGGCTGTGGCCCCTGGAGATCCCGCCCCGCGCCAGGTACCTGCGCACCATCTGGTCGGAGATGAGCCGGACCCACAGCCACCTCCTGTGGCTCGGACTCCTGGCCGATGCCTTCGGGTTTGAGAGCATGTTCATGCAGTTCTGGCGGATCCGGGAAAAGGTTCTCGATCTTCTGGAGATGACAACAGGGCAGCGTGTGACGCAGTCCGTTTCCGTTGTCGGCGGCGTGCGCCGGGACATCAACGACGACCAGAAGAAGAAGTGCATCGAAGTCTTGAAAGAGGTGCGAAAAGAAGCGGAGGCCCTCATCAACGTTCTGGCCAACGATTATACCGTGAAGGCGCGCACTGTCGGAAAGGGCGTGCTCTCGAAAGAGCAAGCCATTGCTTTAGGTTGTGCCGGCCCGACGCTGCGCGGCAGCGGTGTGGCGGAGGACTGCCGGATGCAGAAGTACCAGGCTTACGGTGAACTGGAATTCGAGCCCATTGTGGAAACCGGCGGCGACAGCTACGCCCGGGCGATGGTGAGGGCAAGGGAAACGCTCCAGGCCATCGACCTGCAGCTGGAGGCTCTTGGCAAGATGCCTGAAGGCGAGATCAGCGTCAGGCCGAAGGGGAACCCGCCGGCAAACGAGGCAATTTTCAGAAGCGAACAGCCGCGGGGCGAAGTCTTCTATTACGCAAAAGGGAACGGCACCCGGAACCTGGAGCGCCTGCGTGTGCGGACACCGACCTATGCCAACATTCCGTCCCTGCTTGTCATGTTGCCCGGATGCGAGCTCGCGGACGTACCAGTGATCGTTCTCTCCATTGACCCGTGCATCAGCTGCACTGAGCGCTAG
- a CDS encoding ComEA family DNA-binding protein has product MWSWDRRVQGLLVILAAALIFAGGVKYARWQAAHSPGSAVLIDEKKEAGENSGGATESPPEQVGVHVTGAVGKPGVYYFPRGTRVVAAVEKAGPLPQADLNSLNLARLLADGEQIYVPRQGEMPPPSQAGFAGSGGTSGPQGKVNLNTASAAELDARLPGIGPTLAQRIVDYRASHGPFRSIEDLQNVSGIGPRRFEQIKDLVTI; this is encoded by the coding sequence GTGTGGTCTTGGGATCGCAGGGTGCAGGGGCTGCTCGTAATCCTGGCGGCTGCTCTGATTTTTGCCGGAGGTGTAAAGTACGCGCGGTGGCAGGCTGCTCATTCTCCGGGCAGTGCCGTCTTGATTGACGAAAAAAAGGAGGCAGGCGAAAATTCCGGGGGAGCGACGGAATCCCCGCCCGAGCAGGTCGGGGTTCATGTAACGGGTGCGGTCGGCAAGCCTGGTGTCTATTATTTTCCCCGGGGGACGCGGGTTGTTGCTGCTGTTGAGAAAGCGGGGCCCCTGCCGCAGGCCGATCTCAACAGCCTGAATCTGGCGCGCCTCCTGGCCGATGGAGAGCAGATTTATGTCCCGCGCCAGGGAGAAATGCCTCCTCCCTCTCAAGCGGGATTTGCCGGCTCCGGCGGCACCTCCGGGCCGCAGGGCAAGGTTAATCTCAATACGGCCTCCGCTGCAGAACTGGATGCCCGCCTTCCGGGAATCGGTCCCACCCTCGCCCAGCGCATCGTTGACTACCGCGCCAGCCACGGCCCCTTCCGCTCCATTGAAGACCTCCAGAACGTTTCCGGAATCGGCCCGCGTCGTTTCGAGCAAATTAAAGATCTTGTGACGATCTGA
- a CDS encoding leucine--tRNA ligase, translating to MEGRYNFRFVEKKWQERWEQEDAFRVAEDPSAPKFYCLEMFPYPSGNLHMGHVRNYAIGDVVARFYTMQGYRVLHPMGWDAFGLPAENAAIKHGIHPARWTWDNINNMRRQLKSLGVSYDWSREVATCHPDYYRWTQWLFLQLYHKGLAYRKKAAVNWCPACATVLANEQVVGGRCERCETGVVKKDLEQWFFRITAYAERLLQDLEKLAGWPEKVKTMQENWIGKSRGVEIRFRAENGSEIPVFTTRPDTIYGVTYLVLAPEHPLVEELVKGRPEAGRIRNFIERVRLQSEIDRTSAETEKEGIFTGACAYNPLSGERVPIWIANYVLMEYGTGAVMGVPAHDQRDLEFARKYGLPVKVVIQPLGRNLDPQTMEEAYVEPGLMVNSGPFSGIDSEVARLKITAFIEEKGYGREQVNYRLRDWLISRQRYWGAPIPIIYCEECGTVPVPEKDLPVLLPLDVEFEPTGESPLLKAPEFLRATCPACGGPARRETDTMDTFVCSSWYFLRYCSPHERERAFDPEKLRYWMPVDQYIGGVEHAILHLMYARFFTKVLYDLGLVPVDEPFTNLLTQGMVLKDGAKMSKSRGNVVSPEEIIEAYGADTARLFILFAAPPERDLDWSDQGVEGSFRFINRVWRLVTGAAPEIRGAGGSNFEGAELSPADRDLRRATHRTIQKVTEDIRTRFNFNTAVSALMELVNALYHYVDQVPPERRNRGVLRESIVNLILLLAPFTPHLAEELWEVVGNSGSVHRERWPAFDPQALAEEEITIVVQVNGRVRDRLRVPAGVSLREMEEIVLAQPRVRALIQDKELLRVISVPGKLVNLVVREKAAGKVK from the coding sequence GTGGAAGGCAGGTACAATTTCCGCTTCGTTGAAAAGAAATGGCAGGAGCGCTGGGAGCAGGAAGACGCCTTTCGCGTGGCCGAAGACCCTTCTGCTCCGAAATTTTACTGCCTGGAGATGTTCCCCTACCCTTCGGGAAACCTGCACATGGGCCATGTGCGCAATTACGCCATCGGAGACGTGGTGGCGCGCTTTTATACAATGCAGGGCTACCGGGTCCTGCATCCGATGGGCTGGGATGCCTTCGGCCTCCCGGCGGAAAATGCCGCAATCAAGCACGGTATTCATCCTGCCAGGTGGACCTGGGACAACATCAACAACATGCGCCGCCAGCTGAAGTCTCTCGGTGTGAGCTACGACTGGTCGCGGGAGGTTGCCACCTGCCACCCCGACTACTACCGCTGGACGCAGTGGCTCTTTTTGCAGCTCTATCACAAAGGGCTGGCGTACCGGAAGAAGGCTGCCGTCAACTGGTGCCCTGCCTGCGCAACAGTTCTGGCCAACGAGCAGGTGGTTGGCGGCAGGTGCGAGCGGTGCGAAACCGGTGTTGTAAAGAAGGACCTGGAGCAGTGGTTTTTCAGGATTACGGCCTATGCAGAGCGCCTTTTGCAGGACCTGGAGAAGCTCGCGGGATGGCCCGAAAAGGTTAAAACGATGCAGGAAAACTGGATCGGGAAGAGCAGGGGAGTCGAAATCAGGTTCCGGGCCGAGAACGGGAGCGAAATCCCCGTTTTCACAACCAGGCCCGATACGATTTACGGCGTAACCTACCTTGTCCTTGCGCCGGAGCACCCCCTGGTGGAGGAGCTCGTGAAAGGCCGGCCCGAGGCCGGCCGGATCAGGAATTTCATCGAAAGGGTGCGGCTGCAGAGCGAAATCGACAGGACCTCGGCCGAGACGGAAAAAGAGGGGATCTTTACCGGAGCCTGCGCATACAACCCTCTGAGCGGCGAGCGGGTCCCCATCTGGATTGCGAACTACGTTCTGATGGAGTACGGGACCGGGGCGGTGATGGGCGTTCCCGCCCACGACCAGCGCGACCTCGAATTTGCCCGGAAGTACGGGCTGCCGGTGAAGGTCGTGATCCAGCCCCTGGGGCGCAACCTGGATCCCCAGACGATGGAAGAGGCTTATGTCGAGCCGGGCCTGATGGTTAACTCCGGGCCCTTCAGCGGCATCGACAGCGAGGTTGCCAGGCTGAAGATCACCGCCTTTATTGAAGAAAAGGGATACGGCCGGGAGCAGGTCAACTACCGGCTGCGGGACTGGCTTATTTCCCGGCAGCGCTACTGGGGGGCGCCGATTCCGATCATCTACTGCGAGGAGTGCGGAACTGTTCCCGTTCCCGAAAAAGATCTTCCTGTGCTCCTCCCCCTCGACGTGGAATTTGAGCCGACCGGGGAGTCGCCGCTCCTGAAGGCGCCGGAATTCCTCCGCGCCACCTGCCCGGCCTGCGGGGGGCCTGCCAGGCGGGAAACCGATACGATGGATACCTTTGTCTGCTCCTCCTGGTATTTTTTGCGCTACTGCAGCCCCCATGAAAGGGAAAGGGCATTTGATCCGGAAAAGCTGCGCTACTGGATGCCGGTGGACCAGTACATCGGCGGGGTGGAGCACGCCATTCTGCACCTCATGTACGCCCGCTTCTTCACCAAGGTGCTTTACGACCTGGGGCTTGTTCCGGTTGACGAACCCTTTACCAACCTCCTCACCCAGGGGATGGTTTTAAAGGACGGGGCGAAGATGTCCAAGTCGCGGGGGAATGTGGTGAGCCCTGAAGAGATCATCGAGGCTTACGGCGCCGACACCGCCCGCCTCTTCATCCTTTTCGCGGCGCCCCCGGAGCGGGACCTGGACTGGAGCGACCAGGGGGTTGAAGGATCCTTCCGGTTCATCAACAGGGTCTGGCGGCTGGTGACCGGTGCCGCGCCGGAAATCAGGGGCGCGGGCGGTTCAAACTTTGAGGGCGCGGAGTTGAGCCCCGCGGACCGGGACCTGCGGCGGGCCACCCACCGGACAATCCAGAAAGTCACCGAGGACATCAGGACGCGTTTCAATTTCAATACTGCAGTGAGCGCTTTGATGGAGCTCGTAAATGCCCTCTATCACTACGTAGATCAGGTTCCGCCGGAGCGGAGAAACAGAGGGGTTTTGAGGGAGAGCATCGTGAATCTCATCTTACTCCTGGCTCCCTTCACACCCCACCTTGCCGAAGAGCTGTGGGAGGTTGTAGGAAACTCCGGGAGCGTGCACAGGGAGAGGTGGCCCGCTTTTGATCCTCAGGCCCTGGCCGAGGAAGAAATTACGATCGTTGTCCAGGTCAACGGGCGCGTCCGGGACCGGCTTCGGGTTCCGGCTGGCGTGAGTCTCCGGGAAATGGAGGAGATCGTCCTTGCCCAGCCGAGGGTTCGCGCCCTGATCCAGGACAAAGAGCTCCTCCGGGTGATTTCCGTGCCCGGCAAGCTGGTTAACCTCGTGGTGCGCGAGAAGGCGGCGGGGAAGGTTAAGTGA
- the rsfS gene encoding ribosome silencing factor: MLLSGREVAICAAKAAAEKKASDIRILDLRGIFPVADYFVICSGRSATQIAAIAQEIQDRLGKLGHRFFRRQGTPESEWVLLDYGDVVVHIFSGEARAFYALERLWGDAPEISSKFLNNS; this comes from the coding sequence ATTTTGCTTAGCGGCCGGGAAGTGGCCATCTGCGCGGCAAAGGCAGCTGCAGAGAAAAAGGCGAGCGACATCCGGATTCTCGACCTGCGGGGTATTTTTCCGGTTGCCGACTATTTTGTAATCTGCAGCGGGCGGAGCGCGACCCAGATTGCCGCGATCGCCCAGGAGATCCAGGACCGCCTGGGGAAGCTGGGGCACCGGTTTTTCCGGCGTCAGGGAACTCCGGAATCGGAGTGGGTGCTGCTGGATTACGGGGACGTTGTTGTTCATATTTTCAGCGGGGAGGCCCGCGCCTTCTACGCCCTGGAACGTTTGTGGGGCGACGCCCCTGAAATTTCGTCAAAATTCTTAAACAATTCTTAA
- a CDS encoding NADH-quinone oxidoreductase subunit H, with amino-acid sequence MNQFWIAVIAIIVAPIIGGLLAGIDRKITARLQGRWGPPIIQPFYDLFKLFGKSRIATSRMQLVWIYGYLVFMITCLVFLVLKLDILLLVFLLGFAGVCFVLGGFSCKSPYSHFGANRELLQMLSYEPVLLLTALGIYAQNGSFMISEIFNRPEPLLASLWPIFIALLVILTIKLRKSPFDISTSHHAHQELVKGIMTEYSGPYYALIQLTEWYEIVLLLGIIALFWANPLWVGILIALAAFVLELFIDNIAARMTAGWMVRFSWAIGLVLCILNIAYLYLMKGVS; translated from the coding sequence ATGAACCAGTTCTGGATTGCTGTGATCGCCATTATCGTGGCTCCGATCATCGGTGGGCTCCTGGCCGGAATCGACCGGAAGATTACGGCCCGGCTCCAGGGGCGGTGGGGCCCTCCGATCATCCAGCCGTTCTACGATCTCTTTAAGCTGTTCGGGAAGAGCAGGATCGCGACAAGCAGGATGCAGCTGGTATGGATTTACGGTTACCTTGTTTTCATGATTACCTGTCTCGTCTTCCTGGTTTTGAAGCTGGACATTCTGCTGCTTGTCTTCCTGCTCGGGTTTGCGGGGGTCTGCTTCGTGCTGGGCGGCTTCAGCTGCAAGTCTCCCTACAGCCACTTCGGGGCAAACCGCGAGCTTTTGCAGATGCTTTCCTACGAGCCGGTTCTGCTGCTGACGGCCCTGGGGATTTACGCCCAGAACGGAAGCTTCATGATCAGCGAGATTTTCAACCGTCCCGAACCCCTGCTTGCTTCCCTGTGGCCGATCTTCATCGCCCTGCTGGTGATCCTGACGATTAAGCTGCGGAAGTCTCCCTTTGACATTTCGACTTCGCACCATGCCCACCAGGAGCTGGTCAAGGGAATCATGACCGAGTACTCGGGCCCGTACTACGCCCTGATCCAGCTTACCGAGTGGTACGAGATCGTGCTCCTGCTCGGAATCATCGCTCTGTTCTGGGCAAATCCGCTCTGGGTGGGAATTCTGATCGCCCTTGCGGCATTTGTCCTCGAGCTTTTCATCGACAACATCGCCGCCCGTATGACCGCGGGCTGGATGGTGCGGTTCAGCTGGGCGATCGGTCTGGTGCTGTGCATCTTGAACATCGCTTACCTTTACCTGATGAAGGGGGTGTCCTAA
- a CDS encoding HD domain-containing protein: protein MGERKLRVYEGLVRARLTPARFLHVCAVRDCAGKLAEKNGGSREEAELAGLLHDYARDLPEEELLRLGVERGLVRNEVERRVPVLLHGPVGALLVREELGIDNPEVLRAISNHTLGAPGMGLLEKVIYVADLIAPGRSYPGVDCLRELAERDLDRALLLGFAFSIRYCLERERLIHPQTIAAWNFFLVREGREADFA, encoded by the coding sequence ATGGGAGAAAGAAAATTAAGGGTTTACGAAGGTCTGGTGCGCGCTCGTTTAACGCCTGCCAGGTTTCTGCACGTCTGCGCGGTGCGCGACTGCGCCGGAAAGCTTGCGGAAAAAAATGGGGGATCGCGTGAGGAGGCCGAACTGGCCGGACTGCTGCACGACTACGCGCGGGATCTTCCTGAAGAAGAACTGCTGCGCCTCGGAGTGGAGCGGGGGCTGGTCAGGAACGAGGTTGAACGCCGCGTTCCGGTTTTGCTGCACGGCCCTGTGGGGGCCCTCCTCGTCCGGGAGGAGCTGGGGATCGATAACCCGGAAGTTCTGCGTGCGATTTCCAATCACACCCTCGGCGCGCCGGGGATGGGCCTCCTCGAGAAAGTTATTTATGTTGCCGATTTAATAGCCCCGGGAAGAAGCTATCCCGGGGTCGATTGCCTGCGGGAGCTTGCAGAAAGGGATCTCGATCGGGCGCTCCTGCTGGGATTTGCCTTTTCAATCCGCTACTGTTTGGAAAGGGAGAGGTTAATCCACCCGCAAACCATTGCGGCGTGGAATTTTTTCCTTGTGCGAGAGGGGAGGGAAGCAGATTTTGCTTAG
- a CDS encoding methylated-DNA--[protein]-cysteine S-methyltransferase — translation MSRRPFTPERLNARYVFTPWGWGWLLASPRGLWAFSWPWGSREEAAAGLERALKNGPCSPGFEKNRILEQAAEALLAFFQGFPQQLEEVPLEAGRFTPWQRRVYGVVRAIPPGETRSYGRVAEECGKPGGARAVGQALAANPLPLFIPCHRVVYGDGRLGGYGCGGPGLKECLLSLERRERG, via the coding sequence GTGAGCCGGAGGCCTTTCACCCCGGAGCGCCTCAATGCCCGTTATGTTTTTACACCCTGGGGCTGGGGGTGGCTTCTTGCCTCTCCCCGGGGGCTCTGGGCCTTCAGCTGGCCCTGGGGAAGCAGGGAGGAGGCTGCTGCCGGCCTCGAACGCGCCTTAAAAAACGGACCCTGCAGCCCGGGCTTTGAAAAGAACCGGATTCTCGAGCAGGCAGCGGAAGCACTGCTTGCTTTTTTTCAGGGCTTTCCGCAGCAGCTGGAGGAGGTTCCCCTTGAGGCCGGGCGCTTTACGCCCTGGCAGAGAAGGGTGTACGGTGTCGTGCGCGCCATTCCTCCAGGGGAAACCCGCTCCTACGGTCGGGTTGCGGAGGAGTGCGGAAAGCCCGGGGGCGCCCGCGCCGTTGGACAGGCTCTTGCCGCCAATCCTCTTCCTCTTTTCATCCCCTGCCACCGGGTTGTTTACGGAGACGGACGTCTTGGCGGCTACGGGTGCGGGGGGCCGGGTCTGAAAGAATGCCTTCTTTCCTTAGAACGGAGGGAAAGGGGGTGA
- a CDS encoding HD-GYP domain-containing protein, with product MPDFSQKPFLKFSRNQDFVVLWLAFGLLTFLRYQTAEIWQQIFLVLYAVLAFAAGMKGAFWSGLAFAGLGWLFSLGVRPGGLLIPASVVPASIANVLVQGVFLVVCLFLGWGCCQIRSLKGQYRSLWMEYREILQNFENSKDELRELYFAAVNSLAATLEARDEGSLGHLERVASYAVALGRELGLSSEELTEIYYASVLHDLGKIGISEVILNKPDRLTREEYAEIRRHPEIGTGILQSLTFTKNLLPLILHHHERYDGTGYPMGLAREEIPLGARIIAIADAYDAMTSDRPYRPAFSQADAIAELKRCTGTQFDPFLVDLFLEILKKKPRPKLQLQSVPFFSPPPSSRLVH from the coding sequence TTGCCGGATTTTTCGCAGAAGCCGTTCTTAAAATTTTCCCGGAACCAGGACTTTGTAGTTTTATGGCTGGCTTTTGGCCTGCTGACCTTTCTCAGATACCAGACCGCGGAAATCTGGCAGCAGATTTTTCTTGTTCTCTATGCAGTTCTTGCCTTTGCGGCGGGGATGAAGGGAGCCTTCTGGTCCGGCCTGGCTTTTGCCGGGCTGGGGTGGCTTTTCAGTTTAGGAGTTCGGCCGGGGGGCCTCTTAATTCCTGCTTCGGTGGTTCCTGCTTCAATTGCAAACGTCCTGGTCCAGGGCGTTTTTCTTGTTGTCTGTCTGTTTCTCGGGTGGGGATGTTGCCAGATCCGCAGCCTGAAAGGCCAGTACCGGTCCCTGTGGATGGAGTACCGCGAGATCCTGCAGAATTTTGAGAACTCAAAGGATGAGCTCAGAGAGCTTTATTTTGCGGCAGTTAATTCTCTTGCGGCAACCCTGGAGGCGCGGGATGAGGGTTCGCTCGGGCATCTCGAACGGGTGGCCTCCTACGCGGTTGCCCTGGGTCGGGAACTTGGACTCTCTTCAGAAGAGCTGACCGAGATTTATTACGCCTCGGTGCTCCACGATCTCGGGAAGATTGGAATTTCCGAGGTCATCTTGAACAAGCCGGACAGGCTCACCCGCGAGGAGTACGCCGAGATTCGCAGGCACCCCGAGATCGGAACCGGAATCCTGCAGTCTTTGACCTTTACGAAAAATTTGCTCCCCCTGATCCTGCACCACCACGAGCGCTATGATGGAACGGGTTACCCGATGGGGCTGGCGCGGGAGGAAATTCCTTTGGGCGCCCGGATTATTGCGATTGCCGATGCATATGATGCCATGACCTCGGACCGGCCTTACCGTCCCGCCTTTTCCCAGGCCGACGCCATTGCCGAGCTGAAGCGGTGCACCGGCACCCAGTTCGACCCCTTTCTTGTAGACCTTTTTCTGGAAATACTTAAGAAAAAGCCTCGCCCAAAGCTTCAGCTGCAGTCCGTTCCGTTTTTTTCGCCTCCACCTTCCTCTAGGCTCGTTCATTAA
- a CDS encoding NADH-quinone oxidoreductase subunit B family protein → MGIIHTSRIKSPWIMHFDNSSCNGCDIEVLACLTPLYDVERFGIVNMGNPKHADVLVITGPVNYRTARVLKNLYAQVPDPKMVIAVGTCACSGGVFHNCYNILGGVDKVVPVDVYVPGCAARPEAIIDGVVLALQKLAKAQGVAK, encoded by the coding sequence ATGGGAATTATCCATACTTCCCGGATTAAATCGCCGTGGATTATGCATTTTGACAACAGCTCCTGCAACGGCTGCGACATCGAGGTTCTGGCCTGTTTAACACCCCTCTATGATGTGGAGCGCTTCGGGATTGTGAACATGGGGAACCCGAAACACGCCGACGTGCTTGTCATCACAGGACCTGTGAACTACCGGACGGCCCGGGTTTTGAAAAATCTCTATGCCCAGGTTCCCGACCCCAAGATGGTGATCGCTGTCGGCACCTGTGCCTGCAGCGGCGGGGTTTTCCACAACTGCTACAACATCCTGGGCGGCGTTGATAAGGTGGTTCCGGTTGACGTCTACGTGCCGGGTTGCGCCGCCCGCCCCGAGGCGATTATTGACGGTGTTGTACTGGCCCTGCAAAAACTTGCGAAGGCGCAGGGGGTGGCGAAATGA